Proteins encoded in a region of the Zea mays cultivar B73 chromosome 4, Zm-B73-REFERENCE-NAM-5.0, whole genome shotgun sequence genome:
- the LOC103654612 gene encoding amino acid permease 3 has translation MVASKAAPFDEVSSVEAGAYGGRDDDGRPRRTGTVWTASAHIITAVIGSGVLSLAWAIAQLGWAAGPAVMLLFAVVIYYTSTLLAECYRSGDPVAGKRNYTYMDAVRASLGGAKVRLCGAIQYANLFGVAIGYTIAASISMLAIKRADCFHAKGHKHACRSSSNPYMILFGVAEVVFSQIPDFDQIWWLSIVAAVMSFTYATIGLVLGIMQTVANGGFQGSLTGISIGAGVTPTEKVWRSLQAFGNIAFAYSYSIILIEIQDTVKAPPPSEAKVMKRATMVSVATTTVFYMLCGCMGYAAFGDAAPDNLLTGFGFYEPFWLLDIANVAIVVHLVGAYQVFCQPLFAFVEKWAAATWPDSAFIAREFRVGPFALSLFRLTWRTAFVCLTTVAAMLLPFFGDVVGLLGAVSFWPLTVYFPIEMYVVQRAVRRWSTHWICLQMLSAACLLVSVAAAAGSIADVIGALKVYRPFSG, from the exons ATGGTGGCGAGCAAGGCCGCCCCGTTcgacgaggtgtcctcggtggagGCGGGGGCCTACGGGGGCCGCGACGACGACGGGCGGCCGCGCCGGACGGGCACGGTGTGGACGGCCAGCGCCCACATTATCACGGCCGTCATCGGCTCCGGGGTGCTCTCGCTGGCGTGGGCCATCGCGCAGCTGGGCTGGGCCGCGGGCCCCGCCGTCATGCTGCTCTTCGCCGTCGTCATCTACTACACCTCCACGCTGCTCGCCGAGTGCTACCGCTCCGGCGACCCAGTGGCGGGGAAGCGCAACTACACCTACATGGACGCCGTCCGCGCAAGCCTCGGCGGCGCCAAGGTCAGGCTCTGCGGCGCCATCCAGTACGCCAACCTCTTCGGCGTCGCAATCGGATACACAATCGCCGCATCCATCAGCATGCT CGCCATCAAGAGGGCGGACTGCTTCCACGCCAAGGGCCACAAGCACGCGTGCCGCAGCTCCAGCAACCCCTACATGATCCTCTTCGGCGTCGCCGAGGTCGTCTTCTCGCAGATACCGGACTTCGACCAGATTTGGTGGCTCTCCATCGTCGCCGCCGTCATGTCCTTCACCTACGCCACCATCGGCCTCGTCCTCGGCATCATGCAGACCGTCGCCAACGGGGGCTTCCAGGGCAGCCTCACCGGGATCAGCATCGGCGCCGGCGTCACCCCGACGGAGAAGGTCTGGCGGAGCCTGCAGGCCTTCGGCAACATCGCCTTCGCCTATTCCTACTCCATCATCCTCATCGAGATCCAG GACACGGTCAAGGCGCCGCCGCCATCCGAGGCCAAGGTGATGAAGAGGGCGACCATGGTGAGCGTGGCCACCACAACGGTGTTCTACATGCTGTGCGGGTGCATGGGCTACGCCGCCTTCGGCGACGCCGCGCCGGACAACCTCCTCACCGGCTTCGGCTTCTAcgagcccttctggctgctggacaTCGCCAACGTCGCCATCGTCGTGCACCTCGTCGGCGCCTACCAGGTCTTCTGCCAGCCGCTCTTCGCCTTCGTCGAGAAGTGGGCAGCGGCCACGTGGCCCGACAGCGCCTTCATCGCCCGGGAGTTCCGCGTGGGCCCCTTCGCGCTCAGCCTGTTCCGCCTCACCTGGCGCACGGCGTTCGTGTGCCTCACCACCGTCGCCGCCATGCTGCTCCCCTTCTTCGGCGACGTCGTCGGCCTGCTCGGCGCCGTCTCCTTCTGGCCGCTCACCGTCTACTTCCCCATCGAGATGTACGTCGTGCAGCGCGCCGTGCGCAGGTGGAGCACGCACTGGATCTGCCTCCAGATGCTCAGCGCTGCGTGCCTCCTCGTGTCCGTCGCCGCCGCAGCGGGCTCCATCGCCGACGTCATCGGCGCGCTCAAGGTGTACCGCCCGTTCAGCGGCTAG